A region from the Mesotoga sp. Brook.08.105.5.1 genome encodes:
- the nrdR gene encoding transcriptional regulator NrdR: MKCPFCGGDSTRVLDSRPTDESTSIRRRRECESCGARFTTYERYEKLPFLVVKKDGRREKFSREKLLNGLLRACEKRPISVDTVNRIVNSVENEVVKSGKYEVISSEIGEMIMAELKSLDRVAYVRFASVYKEFRDIDHFMDIIEELRDDRDR; encoded by the coding sequence ATGAAATGTCCTTTTTGTGGTGGAGATTCGACAAGAGTTCTTGATTCAAGGCCGACCGATGAAAGCACTTCCATTCGGAGAAGAAGAGAGTGCGAGAGTTGTGGTGCAAGATTTACTACCTACGAAAGGTATGAGAAACTTCCTTTCTTAGTTGTTAAGAAGGATGGAAGGAGAGAGAAGTTCAGCAGGGAGAAACTCCTAAACGGGCTACTCAGAGCCTGTGAAAAGAGGCCCATATCTGTAGACACAGTCAACAGGATAGTAAATTCAGTAGAAAACGAGGTAGTGAAATCGGGAAAATATGAAGTAATCTCAAGCGAGATTGGTGAAATGATAATGGCGGAACTTAAGTCCCTGGATAGGGTTGCCTACGTCAGATTTGCATCTGTTTACAAAGAATTTAGGGACATAGACCATTTCATGGATATAATTGAGGAACTCAGAGACGATAGAGATCGTTGA
- the whiA gene encoding DNA-binding protein WhiA yields the protein MSYADKLKEELCHLPLDDQDECRSEYLGFVKSRGTLRLRGSTAFLVIPLTSITSLKRLFQISKKLSMPIHETQVIEEIRLGRKRGGELTFRFEEVEEFLRKNGISVRDDSIPKPVRDDPVYFGAFIRGLYLAGGSIVDPSKEYHLEITLDTTEAFVSSLKEYISDNFNIKIGIVRVRDKFKAYVKSSLDLIELLSLMGGKKTVTRLSSAIEVRKIRSDVSRTLNFLTANANKSAQAMAKHVRAIRIIDKKYGIDRLDEDLRQVAILRIENEDLNLRELGEIMNPPMSKSAVYNRLKKLMALAEELGDS from the coding sequence GTGAGCTATGCCGACAAACTCAAAGAAGAGCTTTGTCATCTCCCGTTGGACGACCAAGACGAGTGCAGATCTGAATATCTGGGTTTTGTTAAGTCGAGAGGGACATTACGATTAAGAGGAAGTACCGCTTTCCTTGTTATCCCGCTTACATCTATAACGAGTCTTAAAAGGCTGTTTCAGATTTCGAAGAAGCTTTCCATGCCGATTCATGAAACACAGGTAATAGAAGAAATCAGATTAGGAAGAAAGAGAGGCGGAGAGCTTACTTTTCGCTTTGAAGAGGTAGAAGAGTTCCTCCGAAAGAATGGCATTTCAGTCAGAGATGACTCCATACCAAAACCCGTTAGAGATGATCCGGTCTACTTCGGTGCGTTCATCAGGGGACTGTATTTGGCTGGAGGTTCGATTGTTGATCCATCCAAGGAGTATCACCTGGAAATAACGCTTGATACTACTGAGGCTTTTGTTAGTTCACTGAAGGAGTACATATCAGACAATTTCAACATTAAGATCGGAATAGTAAGAGTAAGAGATAAGTTCAAAGCATATGTGAAGTCGTCGCTTGACCTAATAGAACTGCTTTCTCTGATGGGGGGAAAGAAGACGGTGACGAGACTTTCGAGCGCGATCGAAGTAAGAAAGATCAGGAGCGATGTAAGCAGGACTCTGAATTTCCTTACAGCAAATGCAAACAAGTCTGCTCAGGCAATGGCAAAGCATGTAAGAGCCATAAGAATCATCGATAAGAAGTACGGCATCGACAGATTGGATGAGGATCTTCGTCAAGTTGCAATCCTCAGGATTGAAAACGAGGATCTTAATCTGAGAGAGCTGGGCGAGATTATGAATCCGCCGATGAGCAAGTCAGCAGTATATAATAGGTTGAAGAAGCTCATGGCATTGGCGGAAGAGTTGGGAGATAGCTAG
- a CDS encoding GlmL-related ornithine degradation protein — protein MRIEFLTAEIGSTTTVLSAFSSDASGSMRFLGQGESYTTVDEQDVTIGIEKALRALKISLRIDSLEWDAFLASSSAAGGLRMTVHGLVYDMTVKAAREAALGAGGVIKLVTAGKLSERDLKRIMETSPKLILLAGGVDYGERETVVRNAEVLGNIDHEIPIVYAGNSAAADEVEEIISQKGRDVHIVDNVYPRIDELNVEPTREVIREVFSKNIVKGPGMEKIYSMINRPIVPTPAAVMLATELFSSFHGDVVAVDIGGATTDVDSVTDGDPKIASMLVSPEPRSKRTVEGDLGIYVNARHVVEHIGRDKLKIEFPHLDKIVSNLTPYPKDANDEAFSARLATYCFETSIRRHAGGLKQFFGPTGRIEVAYGKDLTAVRSVIGTGGILSRSRFASKIMESIRSLSAKHEKELLPRKEVSLFRDRDYILGAIGLISTVDSSSAADLAKASLEELVDI, from the coding sequence ATGAGAATTGAGTTCCTGACTGCTGAAATCGGGAGCACCACTACGGTGCTCTCTGCTTTTTCTTCTGACGCTTCTGGATCAATGAGGTTTCTTGGACAGGGTGAATCCTATACTACAGTTGATGAGCAAGATGTGACAATTGGGATAGAGAAGGCTTTGAGAGCTCTTAAGATATCTCTTCGCATTGACAGTCTTGAATGGGATGCATTCCTCGCATCTTCGAGTGCGGCCGGCGGACTCAGAATGACGGTTCATGGACTTGTTTATGATATGACAGTAAAAGCCGCCAGAGAAGCGGCGCTTGGGGCTGGCGGAGTTATAAAGTTGGTAACTGCTGGCAAGCTCTCAGAAAGAGACCTGAAGAGGATAATGGAAACAAGTCCTAAATTGATTCTTCTTGCGGGCGGGGTAGACTATGGGGAGAGAGAGACGGTAGTGCGCAACGCTGAAGTTCTGGGAAACATAGATCACGAAATCCCCATTGTCTATGCAGGCAATTCCGCGGCAGCCGATGAGGTGGAGGAGATAATCTCGCAGAAGGGGCGAGATGTTCACATTGTAGATAATGTGTACCCTCGTATAGATGAACTCAATGTCGAGCCTACCAGAGAAGTAATCAGAGAGGTTTTCTCGAAAAACATTGTAAAAGGACCTGGTATGGAGAAGATCTACTCAATGATCAACAGACCAATAGTTCCTACTCCAGCAGCGGTAATGCTTGCAACAGAGTTATTTTCCAGTTTTCATGGGGACGTTGTTGCTGTAGACATAGGAGGGGCTACAACGGATGTCGATTCCGTTACAGATGGAGACCCCAAAATCGCTTCAATGCTGGTTTCTCCTGAACCGAGATCCAAGAGAACAGTTGAAGGAGATCTGGGGATCTACGTTAATGCCCGTCACGTTGTTGAACACATAGGCAGGGACAAACTGAAAATCGAGTTTCCTCATCTAGATAAAATCGTGAGCAACCTTACTCCCTATCCCAAGGACGCTAATGATGAGGCGTTCTCTGCTCGTTTGGCAACGTATTGTTTCGAGACTTCAATCAGAAGACATGCCGGAGGCCTCAAGCAGTTCTTTGGGCCAACTGGAAGAATAGAAGTGGCTTACGGCAAGGATCTTACTGCCGTTAGGTCAGTAATTGGCACAGGAGGAATTCTCAGCAGGTCTCGGTTTGCCTCGAAGATTATGGAGAGTATAAGAAGTCTATCGGCGAAACATGAAAAGGAACTCCTTCCAAGAAAGGAAGTCAGTCTTTTCAGGGATAGAGACTATATTCTTGGAGCCATAGGTCTGATATCTACTGTAGACTCTTCGTCTGCTGCGGATCTTGCGAAAGCTTCTTTAGAAGAACTTGTAGACATTTGA
- the tmk gene encoding dTMP kinase: MKAMFVSIEGIDGCGKTTQIKLLEEYLSLLDVEFAIVREPGGTRAGEEIREILLHKDYPLCAESELLLFMAARAQIVREVIKPALESGRIVIADRFMDSSVAYQGVGRCLGREIVQLMNSFAVADTLPDITLYIDVPADVAISRMRKERKNDKIEVESLEFFERVRKGYEELMAENRERFVVIDGTNSEERVQQDIRKALSVFLGKRKPNGR; encoded by the coding sequence GTGAAAGCTATGTTCGTTAGTATAGAAGGAATAGACGGATGTGGAAAGACTACTCAAATCAAACTCCTCGAAGAGTATTTGAGTCTATTAGATGTGGAGTTTGCAATTGTCAGAGAGCCTGGAGGAACTAGAGCTGGCGAGGAGATCAGGGAGATACTTCTCCACAAGGATTATCCTTTATGCGCCGAATCGGAATTGCTCCTATTCATGGCTGCCCGCGCTCAGATTGTCAGAGAGGTCATAAAGCCAGCTCTTGAGAGCGGTCGCATAGTCATCGCCGACAGGTTCATGGACTCATCAGTTGCTTATCAAGGAGTCGGAAGATGTCTTGGGCGTGAGATTGTACAGTTGATGAATTCTTTTGCTGTGGCAGACACATTACCTGACATTACCTTGTATATTGATGTACCGGCTGATGTTGCTATCTCGCGGATGAGAAAAGAAAGGAAAAATGATAAAATAGAAGTGGAGAGTTTAGAGTTTTTCGAAAGAGTAAGAAAAGGATACGAAGAATTGATGGCTGAGAATAGAGAGAGATTTGTTGTTATAGACGGAACAAACAGTGAAGAGAGAGTGCAACAAGACATCAGAAAGGCTTTATCAGTTTTCTTAGGAAAGAGGAAGCCAAATGGGAGGTGA
- the greA gene encoding transcription elongation factor GreA, producing the protein MKKQVIYLTQEGFDRMKEELESLRKKLMYDIAERIKEARELGDLSENSEYDEAKNEQGRIDSRIKQLEEILNNAEIIEDDGDTSSVKLGYVVELQNIETGEKSQFRIVNAQEANIFEGKISSDSPIGRGILTHKVDEVVRVKTPAGWAKYKILTIGK; encoded by the coding sequence GTGAAAAAGCAGGTTATCTACCTCACGCAGGAAGGTTTCGACAGAATGAAAGAGGAGCTCGAGAGCCTAAGGAAGAAGCTCATGTATGATATTGCGGAGCGGATTAAGGAGGCAAGGGAGCTCGGAGACCTTAGCGAAAATAGCGAATACGACGAGGCTAAGAACGAACAGGGAAGAATCGATAGCAGGATAAAGCAGCTTGAGGAAATTCTGAATAATGCCGAGATTATTGAAGATGACGGAGATACAAGCTCTGTGAAGCTCGGTTATGTAGTTGAGCTTCAGAATATAGAGACAGGCGAAAAATCTCAGTTCAGAATTGTTAACGCACAGGAAGCCAACATTTTCGAGGGAAAAATCAGTTCCGATTCTCCGATTGGACGGGGAATCCTGACTCACAAAGTGGATGAAGTGGTAAGGGTGAAAACCCCTGCAGGCTGGGCTAAGTACAAGATTCTTACCATCGGCAAGTGA
- the murI gene encoding glutamate racemase yields MKNSLRIGVFDSGIGGLTVVKRLLEAFPEGVSLHYFADTARVPYGSKPVETLRRYVREIFDFFAQLGVDAIVTACNTSDSILSQREKTELTTPYFSIIDPTAKFLGETAPDKSTVAVIATENTVKKSLYLRRLFRYESISKILQRACPLFVPLIEEGIWEGEIVDSIVKYYLADLAKIQPDFLILGCTHYPFIRSSIESLLSPRTRIIDPAEYIAKNVADWATISSHHSSTVEYYVSGNIRFFQEILGRYLGKAENVRGVDLTSSGIALKERVTS; encoded by the coding sequence TTGAAAAATAGTCTGAGGATCGGTGTCTTCGATTCTGGAATTGGTGGCCTCACAGTTGTTAAAAGACTATTGGAAGCCTTTCCCGAGGGAGTAAGCCTGCACTACTTTGCCGACACTGCGCGGGTACCCTATGGCTCAAAGCCAGTTGAGACACTGAGAAGGTATGTCAGAGAGATCTTCGACTTTTTTGCCCAGTTGGGTGTCGATGCAATCGTCACTGCCTGTAACACTTCCGATTCTATACTCTCTCAAAGGGAGAAGACGGAGCTGACTACTCCATACTTCAGCATCATCGATCCAACAGCGAAGTTTCTTGGGGAGACTGCACCCGACAAGTCGACAGTTGCAGTGATCGCAACTGAGAATACTGTGAAGAAGTCTCTCTATTTAAGAAGGCTGTTTCGTTATGAAAGCATCAGCAAAATCTTACAAAGGGCCTGCCCGCTTTTCGTTCCTTTGATAGAAGAGGGAATCTGGGAGGGTGAAATCGTTGATTCGATCGTCAAGTATTATTTGGCAGACCTCGCTAAGATTCAACCGGACTTCTTGATTCTTGGATGTACTCATTATCCGTTTATTAGGAGTTCGATCGAGTCGCTTTTGTCTCCCAGGACAAGGATCATAGACCCCGCGGAGTACATTGCCAAGAATGTTGCCGATTGGGCAACGATTTCCTCGCATCATTCATCTACTGTTGAGTATTATGTAAGCGGTAATATTCGCTTTTTCCAGGAGATTCTTGGAAGATATCTAGGAAAGGCGGAAAACGTCAGGGGCGTTGACCTTACGTCTTCAGGGATTGCTTTGAAGGAACGAGTTACATCATGA
- a CDS encoding gluconeogenesis factor YvcK family protein: MSKTVLIGGGTGLSTFARVLKHYDSSLTLVVAVTDDGGSSGFLREAMSMPPPGDVRNNVIALADDEEFLTKVFSYRFEARAMNGHSLGNIIIAGLTEMFQSFPEAVLAASRMLKIKGRVLPVADDLVHLVAEIDYGSFIKGESRISAAGKRIERVFLDKAVKALPEVLGAIESAKTVIVGPGSLFTSVVPNFLVSGVREAFGKSKANKVYICNIMTQPGESTGFSLADHVNVVEDYSGVTFDMIFWTEVGEVEPAVLNRYYERGSMPVRNDMLTDTRVRVVSGGTAELIDDGRNRLVVRHSRDSILSILKELNLLGEEKM, from the coding sequence ATGAGCAAGACGGTTTTGATAGGTGGCGGAACTGGTCTCTCTACCTTTGCAAGGGTCCTAAAGCATTACGATAGTAGTTTAACGCTTGTAGTTGCAGTTACGGACGATGGTGGAAGCTCAGGATTTCTCAGGGAAGCCATGAGCATGCCCCCGCCAGGGGATGTAAGGAATAACGTGATTGCTTTGGCTGATGATGAGGAATTCCTAACAAAAGTCTTTTCGTACAGATTTGAGGCTCGCGCTATGAATGGTCATTCTCTTGGCAATATAATTATTGCAGGTCTTACTGAGATGTTTCAGAGCTTTCCAGAAGCGGTCCTCGCGGCCTCAAGAATGCTGAAAATCAAAGGGAGAGTCTTGCCCGTAGCCGACGATCTTGTGCATCTTGTGGCTGAGATTGATTATGGATCATTCATTAAGGGAGAGTCAAGGATATCGGCTGCCGGAAAGAGAATAGAAAGGGTATTTCTCGATAAGGCTGTGAAGGCACTTCCAGAGGTATTGGGCGCAATAGAATCTGCAAAGACGGTAATTGTGGGCCCCGGCAGCCTGTTTACAAGTGTTGTACCCAATTTCCTGGTTTCCGGGGTCAGAGAGGCCTTCGGGAAGTCCAAAGCAAATAAGGTTTACATATGTAACATTATGACCCAACCTGGTGAGTCTACAGGTTTTTCACTTGCCGATCACGTCAATGTCGTTGAAGACTATAGTGGGGTGACTTTTGACATGATCTTTTGGACTGAAGTGGGAGAAGTAGAGCCTGCCGTGCTGAATAGGTATTATGAAAGGGGCTCTATGCCGGTGAGAAACGATATGCTTACCGATACTCGGGTTAGGGTAGTTTCAGGCGGTACTGCAGAGCTGATTGATGACGGACGGAACCGTCTGGTCGTTCGTCATTCGAGAGACAGCATTCTGTCGATCCTGAAAGAGCTGAATCTATTGGGAGAGGAAAAGATGTGA
- a CDS encoding GatB/YqeY domain-containing protein — translation MSLFDRIQQEMKEAMKSRDTLKTNTLRGVIASVKTYLASSEETRGAEVTDELLIDLIAKEAKKREESIEAYEKAGRDDLVASESAELEILKRFLPEEMTVDEIRKLALKTIDDLKANNPSDLGKVMRELMARLKGRADGKLANRIVRELLESR, via the coding sequence ATGAGTCTGTTCGATCGAATCCAACAAGAGATGAAAGAAGCCATGAAATCCAGGGATACCCTGAAAACCAACACACTTAGGGGAGTTATCGCTTCAGTGAAGACATATCTTGCGTCTTCTGAAGAAACAAGAGGCGCAGAAGTTACCGATGAGTTGCTGATAGATCTCATTGCGAAGGAAGCTAAGAAACGCGAAGAATCTATTGAGGCTTACGAGAAGGCCGGGAGAGACGATCTCGTTGCAAGCGAATCGGCAGAGCTGGAAATCCTTAAGCGATTTCTTCCTGAAGAAATGACCGTTGATGAAATTCGGAAACTTGCATTGAAGACGATTGATGATTTAAAGGCCAATAATCCGTCAGATCTGGGCAAGGTAATGAGAGAACTGATGGCCAGACTGAAGGGAAGAGCAGATGGCAAGCTGGCCAACAGGATCGTAAGGGAGCTCCTTGAAAGCAGATGA
- the lysS gene encoding lysine--tRNA ligase, whose protein sequence is MGEEARRQRIEEINQMRNEGIEPFPYRFDKTHWADQIKREFSYLKDSETKEDTTVRIAGRIVAMRNHGKSAFFVIRDNSDRIQAYVRLDGVGAENFEVFKKFVNIGDFVGVVGFPFKTHTGEMSVFVKEFEILSKAIRTMPEKWHGVRDKEIIYRQRYVEMLSSDDALRRFKVRSELFRLVREFLQSKDFIEVDTPMLHYLTGGASARPFRTHINVFESDMYLRIAEELFLKRYLVGGFERIFEIGKNFRNEGVSYKHHPEFTMMELYWAYADYNDIMDITEEMINYVVREITGSEKITYQGKEIDFSRPWRRVRMADFIKENLGVDILKDSDEELIAILKKNNTELEIKERGHLIEKLWDLVEHNLVNPTFVTEHPVIISPLSKVHREDSRVTERFELIISSMEMANAFSELNDPIEQYNRFLHQASLRDIGDEEAQMMDQDFIRALEYGMPPTGGLGVGWDRVIMLVTDSPSIRDIIPFPLVRPISFDEEESLSDIEDL, encoded by the coding sequence ATGGGCGAAGAAGCACGAAGACAAAGAATAGAAGAGATTAATCAGATGCGCAATGAAGGAATCGAGCCGTTTCCGTATCGTTTCGACAAGACTCATTGGGCAGATCAAATCAAGAGAGAGTTTTCCTACCTCAAGGACTCCGAAACAAAGGAAGATACGACTGTAAGAATTGCGGGAAGAATCGTGGCGATGAGAAACCACGGAAAATCAGCCTTCTTTGTTATCCGAGATAATTCCGATAGGATCCAGGCCTATGTAAGGCTTGATGGGGTCGGTGCCGAGAACTTCGAAGTCTTCAAGAAATTTGTGAATATCGGAGATTTCGTCGGAGTAGTCGGTTTCCCATTCAAGACCCATACAGGTGAGATGTCGGTCTTCGTCAAGGAATTTGAAATACTCTCAAAGGCGATACGAACGATGCCCGAAAAATGGCACGGAGTGAGGGACAAGGAGATAATCTACAGGCAGAGATACGTCGAAATGCTTTCAAGCGATGATGCTCTCAGAAGGTTCAAGGTTCGTTCGGAACTGTTCAGGCTTGTTAGAGAGTTTCTTCAGTCTAAGGATTTCATCGAAGTGGATACACCAATGCTCCACTACTTGACGGGAGGGGCATCAGCAAGGCCTTTTAGGACTCACATAAACGTTTTTGAATCGGACATGTATCTTAGAATCGCCGAAGAGCTATTCCTCAAGAGGTATCTCGTTGGTGGATTTGAAAGGATATTTGAAATCGGAAAGAATTTCCGCAATGAGGGAGTATCCTACAAGCATCATCCTGAGTTCACTATGATGGAGCTGTATTGGGCTTATGCGGACTACAACGACATAATGGACATCACTGAAGAGATGATCAATTACGTCGTGCGCGAAATCACGGGTTCTGAAAAGATTACATATCAGGGAAAAGAAATCGACTTTTCCAGACCATGGCGAAGAGTGAGGATGGCAGATTTTATCAAGGAGAATCTAGGCGTAGATATTTTGAAAGACTCCGATGAAGAACTAATAGCCATTTTGAAAAAGAACAATACTGAACTCGAAATCAAGGAAAGGGGCCACTTGATTGAGAAGCTCTGGGATCTCGTGGAACATAATCTTGTGAATCCCACTTTTGTGACCGAGCATCCGGTGATAATCTCTCCATTGTCGAAAGTCCACAGAGAAGATTCTAGAGTGACCGAAAGATTCGAGTTGATAATCAGCTCAATGGAAATGGCCAACGCCTTTAGTGAACTGAACGATCCAATAGAGCAGTACAACCGTTTTCTTCACCAGGCTAGCTTGAGAGATATTGGAGATGAGGAAGCTCAGATGATGGATCAAGACTTCATAAGGGCTCTTGAATACGGAATGCCGCCTACTGGAGGCTTGGGGGTGGGTTGGGATAGAGTAATCATGCTTGTTACAGATTCGCCGTCAATAAGGGATATCATTCCGTTCCCGCTCGTGAGACCGATCTCTTTTGATGAAGAAGAGTCGCTAAGCGACATCGAGGATCTGTAG
- a CDS encoding dihydrofolate reductase family protein, whose protein sequence is MFNLRVIAVFASTVNGKIALSHDDRSEWTSSEDKKYFKSLTSRIGVVIMGRKTHEAIGKPLSGRFNVVLTRHPERYRNSRELLFTSTTILELLEELEKRGFKEVCLIGGTETFDQFANQGLINELHITFEPILSKGIKGLGENLSRKMEMKLRESRQLGEATLMVYDVK, encoded by the coding sequence GTGTTCAACCTGCGAGTTATTGCAGTATTTGCAAGCACGGTAAACGGTAAAATTGCGCTGTCTCATGACGACAGAAGCGAATGGACATCCAGCGAAGATAAGAAGTACTTCAAATCTCTAACATCAAGAATAGGAGTAGTCATTATGGGTAGAAAAACCCACGAGGCAATCGGAAAACCTCTATCCGGAAGGTTTAATGTAGTTTTGACTAGGCATCCGGAGAGATACCGGAACTCGAGGGAATTGCTCTTTACTTCGACTACGATCCTTGAACTACTTGAAGAGCTTGAGAAGAGAGGTTTCAAGGAGGTATGCCTAATAGGTGGAACAGAAACGTTTGATCAATTCGCCAATCAAGGTTTAATCAACGAACTCCATATCACGTTTGAACCCATCTTGAGCAAGGGAATCAAAGGGTTGGGAGAAAACCTTAGTCGCAAAATGGAAATGAAACTCAGAGAGTCCCGTCAACTCGGTGAAGCAACTCTTATGGTCTATGATGTGAAATAG
- a CDS encoding methyltransferase, protein MSFREFDPHVLERLKLDFTSPHARVNHGTVLLSWFIDPPKGSRTVLELGSGSGAISIFLAKTFGLKATGLEIDRNLRDISVKNSYSNCVQELTTFINCNIEEYLRDKSEEVYDVVIANPPHFVHSGVESPDERRNIARRTDRESARIFAFATGRLLKNRGAFFFLLHPRDMTKWFRLLEDQGLGIHRVRFAHGSLDKQAQLVLLSGRKGSSSEVVVEPPIEMR, encoded by the coding sequence ATGAGTTTTAGAGAATTCGATCCGCATGTTCTTGAGCGGTTGAAACTGGATTTCACTTCTCCACATGCTCGTGTAAACCACGGCACGGTATTATTATCCTGGTTTATTGATCCTCCAAAGGGTTCTAGGACTGTTCTTGAACTGGGTTCTGGGAGTGGAGCAATATCGATCTTTCTTGCGAAGACCTTCGGCCTGAAGGCTACCGGGCTGGAGATCGATAGAAATCTCCGCGATATTTCGGTCAAGAACTCATATTCGAACTGCGTGCAAGAACTCACAACTTTCATCAATTGCAATATAGAAGAATACTTGAGAGACAAAAGTGAAGAGGTCTACGATGTAGTGATCGCTAATCCGCCGCATTTCGTTCACTCAGGAGTGGAAAGCCCCGATGAAAGAAGAAACATTGCAAGAAGGACCGATCGTGAATCCGCGAGAATATTCGCCTTTGCCACAGGTAGACTCTTGAAGAACAGAGGCGCGTTCTTTTTTCTGCTGCATCCTAGAGATATGACGAAGTGGTTTCGTCTTCTGGAGGATCAAGGTCTTGGGATTCACAGAGTACGTTTTGCACATGGATCTCTCGACAAACAAGCTCAGCTAGTTCTTTTGAGCGGAAGAAAGGGTTCATCGTCTGAAGTCGTTGTAGAACCTCCAATAGAGATGAGGTGA